One stretch of Acropora muricata isolate sample 2 chromosome 12, ASM3666990v1, whole genome shotgun sequence DNA includes these proteins:
- the LOC136893071 gene encoding uncharacterized protein isoform X5, with amino-acid sequence MKEKAYWSCRKRTCGQDFAVDFAHFFVRTEREDRNLRPPKSRDYLLFRYLNSLLQTFLFSPEFRSIVNGNFQIQSDSRLLFSLRILLKRKGDKSVEEYETNAGIQKWTEQRLTKSSAQI; translated from the exons ATGAAGGAGAAAGCTTACTGGAGCTGTAGGAAAAGAACTTGCGGTCAAGATTTTGCAGTGGATTTTGCACACTTCTTTGTCAGAACCGAGAGGGAAGACAGGAATTTGCGGCCCCCAAAATCAAGAGACTACTTGTTATTCCGTTATTTGAATTCTCTTTTGCAGACTTTCCTATTTTCCCCAGAATTTCGTAGTATTGTGA ATGGCAATTTCCAGATACAAAGTGATTCAAGGTTATTATTTTCATTGAG GATCTTATTAAAAAGGAAAGGAGACAAGTCAGTAGAGGAATATGAAACAAATGCTGGCATCCAAAAATGGACAGAGCAAAGATTGACCAAGTCATCTGCACAA ATATGA
- the LOC136893071 gene encoding uncharacterized protein isoform X7 has product MKEKAYWSCRKRTCGQDFAVDFAHFFVRTEREDRNLRPPKSRDYLLFRYLNSLLQTFLFSPEFRSIVNGNFQIQSDSRILLKRKGDKSVEEYETNAGIQKWTEQRLTKSSAQI; this is encoded by the exons ATGAAGGAGAAAGCTTACTGGAGCTGTAGGAAAAGAACTTGCGGTCAAGATTTTGCAGTGGATTTTGCACACTTCTTTGTCAGAACCGAGAGGGAAGACAGGAATTTGCGGCCCCCAAAATCAAGAGACTACTTGTTATTCCGTTATTTGAATTCTCTTTTGCAGACTTTCCTATTTTCCCCAGAATTTCGTAGTATTGTGA ATGGCAATTTCCAGATACAAAGTGATTCAAG GATCTTATTAAAAAGGAAAGGAGACAAGTCAGTAGAGGAATATGAAACAAATGCTGGCATCCAAAAATGGACAGAGCAAAGATTGACCAAGTCATCTGCACAA ATATGA